The region GCTTTGGAACGAAGCCGAAGTGACCGCTGCTATTATGCAGTCGCAATCGAAGTTTGCAGGCTCAATGACGAGTCTCGACGAAGTCAAATATCTTCGCGGCATCGCGCTTGAGAACGCTGGCAGACGTAATGAGGCATTGGCGATGTTCGGGACGATCGCGGACGTCAATGGCTCTTTCTATGGTGGGCTTGCGTCGGAAAAAATAAATACCGGCCGCGTTAAACGCATTGCAAAAGTAACAGCGACCAACGTTGATTTCCCTGTCCTCTTTCGCGAAGAGGTTTTGCAGGAAACAAAAAAGCGTAAAATCGACCCGCGATTTATTCTTGCGATCATGAAACAGGAGAGTTCGTTTCGTGCCGACGCCAAATCTCAGGCGGCAGCTCGCGG is a window of Chloracidobacterium sp. DNA encoding:
- a CDS encoding lytic transglycosylase domain-containing protein, with the protein product MTAAIMQSQSKFAGSMTSLDEVKYLRGIALENAGRRNEALAMFGTIADVNGSFYGGLASEKINTGRVKRIAKVTATNVDFPVLFREEVLQETKKRKIDPRFILAIMKQESSFRADAKSQAAARGLLQLVYDTALKYNQKAGFPSIQPDDLYDVRTNIAIGCEYIAALKEEFGGLYEAIAASYNGGEDNAARWWKRSKPKEPGIFAAEVGFAETKDYVFKVMKNYRIYRELYDENLSVRSPHVSKGSP